A section of the Elizabethkingia anophelis R26 genome encodes:
- a CDS encoding ABC transporter permease produces the protein MLRNWLKIAFTNYKKNWLSTVINLFGLAIGLSSFMLILIHWQDEESFENWNPKKENIYFFQGYYKKDNVYGNNTSYLVAKRAKDIIPEIEDYVLINGSGYAGVAVSDKKSAYIEGGMSVSPSFFKLFPFKILSGNGEKALLETNSIAISNTISQELFGTTDAVGKTLTYENNPLVVTAVYELPKDNTEINPDFLFLSKQYANSVKDPGDAWGNNSYGCFFLFKDDASAEVVRRKVVKDIFEYRAKMFGDKGMSAEKYLELYGPNDVEFTRLDKMKLHAKASWFGGGDYKLILILFSLSVLLLLMSAINFINLKTAQASQRAKEIGVRKALGSGKLQLTVQFLLETFIITFVAYLLSLALTEAVLPFFGKFLNKEIHFQNDFYLYSAIIVIAISLLSGIIPALYLSNFKAIDTLKGNFARSKNGIWLRNSILGLQLVISSFFIIGSFIIGNQVTYMMNKDLGFDGSQLYTINFNQDSKKPWMKYELLKSELKKIEGVKSVTFGEALPGFNGRSSSNVDWHNESVDAQHCSLDFGFLEAMKIKLLAGRFFSPKLSSDTINSAIVNEAFVRKFGWKNNEAFDNQVSPGFDTVRYNIVGIVKDFNVFNPRAEIEPMIFFHYKDTDWKRYNLNRVILEFDPNNMLATQERVKEYWEKHIEPGYPFNGEFINKKFAKTFVKYQKQQTLFTILNTLVLIVALLGLFALSSLMIEQKLKDVAIKKTLGASSSVLIKDLTRKFLLITFIAVLVSIPVSYYFMNEWLKDFAYRIEMPWWPYLLSLVILLALTFFVVSIKAYRATKIELVKYLKYE, from the coding sequence ATGCTTCGCAACTGGCTGAAAATAGCTTTTACCAATTACAAAAAGAACTGGCTTTCTACAGTAATTAATCTTTTTGGATTAGCCATAGGGCTTAGCAGCTTTATGCTTATACTGATACATTGGCAGGATGAAGAATCTTTTGAAAACTGGAACCCTAAAAAAGAGAATATTTATTTTTTTCAGGGGTATTATAAAAAAGATAATGTCTATGGTAATAACACTTCATATCTGGTAGCTAAGCGTGCAAAAGACATTATACCAGAAATTGAAGATTATGTATTGATCAACGGTTCGGGTTATGCCGGAGTAGCAGTGTCGGATAAAAAATCGGCTTATATAGAAGGCGGAATGTCTGTTTCACCATCTTTTTTTAAGCTATTTCCTTTTAAGATTTTATCCGGGAACGGTGAAAAGGCTCTACTGGAAACTAACTCAATAGCAATATCGAATACCATTAGTCAGGAGCTTTTCGGAACAACAGATGCAGTGGGAAAAACTTTGACCTATGAAAATAATCCGTTGGTTGTAACTGCTGTATATGAACTCCCCAAGGATAATACGGAAATTAATCCTGATTTTCTCTTTCTTTCAAAGCAGTATGCCAATTCTGTGAAAGATCCGGGAGACGCATGGGGAAATAATAGTTACGGATGTTTCTTTCTATTCAAAGACGATGCATCAGCCGAAGTGGTACGCCGGAAAGTAGTAAAAGATATCTTTGAGTATCGGGCAAAAATGTTTGGCGATAAAGGTATGAGCGCAGAAAAATATCTGGAACTATACGGACCAAATGATGTAGAATTTACCCGATTGGATAAAATGAAATTACACGCCAAAGCTTCGTGGTTTGGTGGTGGAGATTATAAGCTTATTCTTATTTTATTCAGCTTGTCTGTTTTGTTGCTGCTCATGTCAGCTATTAATTTTATTAACCTGAAAACCGCTCAGGCATCACAAAGGGCTAAAGAAATAGGCGTAAGGAAAGCCTTGGGAAGTGGTAAATTACAGCTGACTGTTCAGTTTTTACTGGAAACCTTTATTATCACTTTTGTTGCTTATCTGCTTTCATTAGCACTTACAGAAGCTGTATTACCCTTTTTTGGTAAGTTTCTGAACAAAGAAATTCATTTCCAAAATGACTTTTATTTATACTCGGCAATTATTGTTATTGCGATCTCTTTGCTATCGGGAATTATTCCGGCTTTATACCTGTCTAATTTCAAAGCCATAGATACACTAAAAGGAAATTTTGCACGTAGCAAAAATGGTATTTGGCTCAGAAATTCAATTTTAGGACTACAGTTAGTTATTTCCTCATTCTTCATTATTGGCAGCTTTATTATTGGTAATCAGGTTACCTATATGATGAATAAAGATTTGGGGTTTGATGGTTCTCAGTTATATACGATCAACTTTAATCAGGATTCTAAAAAACCATGGATGAAATATGAGCTTCTAAAATCCGAACTGAAAAAAATAGAAGGGGTTAAAAGTGTGACCTTTGGTGAAGCTTTGCCCGGTTTTAACGGACGTAGTTCTTCCAACGTAGACTGGCATAATGAATCGGTTGACGCACAGCATTGTTCTTTGGATTTTGGATTTTTAGAAGCTATGAAGATAAAATTACTTGCAGGAAGATTTTTTTCTCCAAAGCTGTCATCGGATACTATTAACTCTGCTATTGTTAATGAAGCTTTTGTTCGGAAATTCGGATGGAAAAACAATGAAGCTTTTGACAATCAGGTTTCTCCGGGATTCGATACTGTAAGATATAATATCGTAGGAATAGTTAAAGACTTTAATGTATTTAATCCGAGGGCTGAAATTGAGCCTATGATATTTTTTCATTATAAAGATACCGACTGGAAACGCTATAATCTGAATAGAGTTATTTTAGAATTCGATCCGAATAATATGTTAGCCACTCAGGAAAGAGTAAAAGAATATTGGGAAAAGCATATAGAACCTGGTTACCCGTTTAATGGGGAATTTATTAATAAAAAGTTTGCGAAAACCTTTGTAAAATACCAGAAGCAACAAACACTTTTTACAATACTAAATACTTTGGTTTTAATAGTAGCGCTACTGGGACTTTTTGCCCTGTCGTCTTTAATGATCGAACAAAAACTAAAGGATGTTGCGATTAAAAAAACATTGGGTGCTTCAAGCAGTGTACTCATAAAAGATCTGACCAGAAAATTCCTTCTGATCACATTCATAGCTGTTTTAGTCAGTATTCCGGTAAGCTATTACTTCATGAATGAATGGCTGAAAGACTTTGCTTATCGCATAGAAATGCCATGGTGGCCATATCTCTTAAGCTTAGTGATTCTCCTGGCACTAACCTTCTTTGTCGTAAGCATAAAAGCATACCGCGCCACCAAAATAGAGCTTGTAAAGTATCTGAAATACGAATAA
- a CDS encoding ABC transporter ATP-binding protein: MITIEKLSKVYRTEDVQTTALNQVDLTIKKGEFLAIMGPSGCGKSTLLNILGLLDFSTSGSYKFNDLETTSLSERKKSDVRKQNIGFIFQNFNLIDELTVYENIELPLIYNGVSSSERKKRVEEIMEKINIRHRAKHYPQQLSGGQQQRVAVARALVTKPKLILADEPTGNLDSTNGNEVMNLLAELHREGSTIVMVTHSSYDASFSSRIVNMKDGEIFNEEHAVKRTDVFDKAKPEDYAVSGE, encoded by the coding sequence ATGATAACAATAGAAAAACTATCCAAAGTATACCGAACAGAAGATGTACAGACTACAGCGCTTAATCAGGTAGACCTTACAATTAAAAAAGGAGAATTTTTGGCAATTATGGGACCTTCGGGATGTGGTAAATCTACTTTACTTAATATTTTAGGTTTACTGGATTTTTCCACATCAGGATCTTATAAGTTCAATGATTTGGAAACAACAAGCTTATCTGAAAGAAAGAAATCAGATGTAAGAAAACAAAATATAGGATTCATTTTCCAGAATTTCAATCTGATAGATGAATTAACGGTGTATGAAAATATTGAGTTACCATTGATCTATAACGGAGTTTCTTCTTCCGAACGAAAGAAGAGGGTAGAGGAAATTATGGAGAAAATCAACATCAGACACCGCGCGAAGCATTATCCACAGCAGCTTTCCGGGGGACAGCAGCAGAGAGTAGCCGTAGCCAGAGCTTTGGTAACCAAACCTAAACTTATCCTTGCAGATGAACCAACAGGAAATTTGGATAGTACCAACGGAAATGAGGTCATGAATCTTTTGGCTGAGCTTCACCGTGAGGGATCTACTATTGTAATGGTAACCCACTCTTCTTATGATGCAAGCTTCTCTTCGCGTATTGTGAATATGAAAGACGGTGAAATCTTTAATGAGGAGCATGCTGTAAAGAGAACAGATGTTTTCGATAAGGCTAAGCCCGAAGATTATGCTGTAAGCGGAGAATAG
- a CDS encoding head GIN domain-containing protein — translation MKKILLPLVIAGSIVTSCIIVKASDDGYTGRNSSYIEQSAESTVSETKTFNVQNFNGVKTSQAIKVEIVKSDVEKAVATSNYMEFVRVENRGGVLNIFYEIPKGNNGLRNANTTVVVYAKSLSDLKASSAGKIVVKDQFSTSTLNIDVSSAGKIQYENIKAGRLNMGLSSAATFNGSADAQSVNADISSAATINISGKAGEVRVDASSSADFNGSDFRSGIVKAQASSAGKIKIGVTEELTAAASSGAKIYYKSPSGIRLSVRKSSGGKVEAL, via the coding sequence ATGAAAAAAATTCTTTTACCCTTAGTAATCGCGGGCAGCATTGTAACGTCCTGCATTATTGTAAAAGCGAGTGACGATGGTTATACCGGCAGAAACTCTTCATATATAGAACAGTCTGCTGAAAGTACTGTATCGGAAACCAAGACATTTAATGTACAAAACTTCAACGGTGTGAAAACATCGCAGGCTATAAAAGTTGAAATTGTAAAATCGGATGTTGAAAAGGCTGTGGCAACAAGTAATTACATGGAATTTGTAAGAGTTGAAAACAGAGGAGGTGTTCTGAATATATTTTACGAAATCCCCAAGGGGAATAATGGTCTTAGAAATGCCAATACAACAGTAGTTGTGTATGCAAAAAGTCTTAGTGACTTAAAGGCTAGCAGTGCAGGTAAAATTGTAGTAAAAGATCAGTTCAGTACTTCTACATTAAATATTGATGTTTCCAGCGCCGGAAAAATACAATATGAGAACATTAAAGCAGGTCGTTTGAATATGGGGCTCAGTAGTGCTGCTACTTTTAACGGAAGCGCAGATGCCCAGTCTGTAAATGCTGATATTTCGAGTGCTGCTACGATCAACATCAGTGGAAAAGCTGGTGAAGTAAGAGTTGATGCTTCAAGCTCTGCAGATTTTAACGGATCAGACTTTAGAAGTGGAATTGTAAAAGCACAAGCTTCTTCCGCAGGTAAAATAAAAATAGGGGTAACCGAGGAGCTTACGGCTGCGGCATCTTCCGGGGCAAAAATTTATTACAAAAGTCCATCTGGTATCAGACTTAGTGTACGTAAAAGCTCTGGAGGAAAAGTAGAAGCATTATAA